AGTCAAacattttatttatatatatatatatatacggttATTTGGTCATAATTAcctataataattttaattttgtttcacTTAATAATTTTTGACACCTATTGGTATAGATTTTATAATGGGTCTAACTCTTATACAATAAATAAATTAGTAAAGAAAAGATAAATTATacaaattaaaaatatgaaaaagtCGTTGCGTAACATAAAACTTAAATCGTTTGTATTTAATAATTGAAATGGAGAGTGTTCTTCTCTTTAATTTTGCTATTTAGTTAAGTTTGTTATACCATAAGATGTGAAGTGTTATAATAAGAATTTAAAAAAAcgtaatattatatatatatatatatctttacatTCATGTTTTTTTCTTTTGCATTTCTATGAAATAAAAACTTAGAAATTTTATCTCAatctctttttttctttcttttttgcTTCTTGTATCTTAAATCTTTTCATGGTGCTCCCCAAGAAAAATGAAAATTATGCTACTAATTGTTTTTTTGTGcctttatattttatttattttttctttcttataaaattatattttgtgtcattcaaaatttaataattttgtgtcgctaaaattttatttttgataaTGTGTTGATTTAATAACATCATCCACTTAACCAAAAAATCACATTGTTTAATTAAATTAAGTCTATACTATTACGAGATAATTAAATGATCCCTATGATAGGTTTAATTGACTATTAATAAAGAAAATTCATACGTTGTTTTAGAAAAAAGGATGCATATAATACATTCTTACTTGATTAAATATCACAATGCTCATATTTGATTGGTCGAATTGTTTTCTAGAAAATCTTTAATTGATTAGTTATATGGTACAATAAACTTGATTGTATATTGTATAATTGtaaagaaatatttttaaaaaattgataaCAATATTGTGTATGTTTAAATCAAGATCAATAATAAAACGTATAATTATTACTCTATACGAGATCATGTTACACATATAATAAATCTAATTGTACATTATAGGGAAAATAAATTTTATCTCtctaattatttatatttttaaaaatccatcactaagttaaatatttttaacTATAGGCACTAATGTTACGTTTTGAGTTTAAATATCTGGGTACATTtgatattttataataataactACATGTATGCTGGTCAAATTGTTGACATGATTTATAATCGAATTTGTTTGTCTTTCATATCCCGCACTGTATTATAATCAATCATAATTCATGTTATAGTATGAATGAAATAGCTCAATATCATCATCTAAAAAATCCATCACCTTCACAATATTGTTTCCCTTATCTTCAACACAATGATCCACGTTTATTTTCTTCATAATAGTAGACTTAACATTTTCTCTAATTTCACTAAAACGCTCGTCATTTCTAATAAATTTTTAACCATCTCTAACACTATTACTAGGTTTTTATAATATAGTTTCAATCCATTAGAATAACCTCGCAAGTAGTATAAAGTGTAAATATAATAGTAAtacatgttttgttttgtttaaaATTCGCATCAATGTTATGTCTCCGCTTTAAGGTCATTCATCATACCTACAGATAATTGTGATAAATTGATACTTAATAAAAAGCATAATAACTGTTGcttaagaaaataaaaataagataTGCAGTGTTCTTCGTTACCTATAACTTGTTGTTTGGTTAAGGACTCTCTCGAAAGAGGTATGTATTTCGTTTATTTcaactatatatataatattaaactCAAAATTTTTgtgacacccccaaatccggggtcaggattgggtgtcaccaaaacaactttaaataacataaacctgtatattaaaacaaatatacagataacccaTCATTATTTtagatcgcttacaggttatgttataaaataagaatctaaccttctaaaattacaataactaaatacaatttcattacctctttaCTTACTTCCTTGTATTATtcactctgacacctccaaattccTTCTGCTAGAATCTCTCCCCTTTTGTTGTCTATTAAAAGTTATTCACtcttgtcctcatttgatactgaaagaaataagaattcacaaaatAAGATTGAGTCAAAAATGCCCAGCAAACATCATAAATGGTTTTCACGTATTAGATCAAAGAAACCTCTGGAAACAATTtttgaatgatttcaaaacatctttatttatttaaaacagttgagcgaataaaatatcggccctcattggcctttaatcataaatcacattttttcTGTAAAAAAACAGTGAACGtttcactgattcatctctttgaatcaaatttctgtttgattttgtaatcataaactattgaagaaggaatgccgttaatggcgatcaacaataaattagactggacattagaaaccaacatatgcactataacctgctgatcagtcaggaaacaatgcggatctatacccaactgcatagacccatcaacatatggggtacccaggcaactatggcctaataatcaagggtccagccatccctggcccttagggtccagctcattcctgaccctcatcgtaaccatccagtctgtggtgtattttgatatcaaatcattttaatttcaaaatatcccaattcagggttcgcaaataacccgaaataatgggtatttgctcaagagataattcgataatcaaggaacaagatcaaaaggcacttgcataaataagagtaattgcagcgaaatataaaaacatttaactattctgaacttagaatatgaacgaagaaatatttgcagtattttagaagaaagtttaggaatacttgcctcaatttaTAACCCTTTGATCTGCAActatctgccatatcactcagttcTGATGTGTCTGCATTTTCATTGACAGATCACTTGACATTTCTTATCATTCACCATTTCAGatttatctctattctgaatccattcgtttcattactacacgtaaGCAGCCTTTACTTTTACTATCTCTGTCTGGCTTTAAATGACTCGCGCTATGTGTAtatatcataaaagataccattcaattaactgaaaatatataattgtctagtctatacgtttatccTTATTATCTACCagcccgataataacagataaggatccTCTTTAATTAAATAACGTTTAAAAGACACGTTGACTCATTATCCACATAAGacgtacacatagggcatgtaatcatattattcatATAACGCATAATCACATgattcatgtagcacataagttgaatcgtcaaaagataggtctcgatacttttagaattgaaatcgggtcaaaaagagtattttatcgatcaatCACCGACTCAGAATGATTTATAAAACAAACACCCTTTTGATATCTAAGAATTTAaatctcgaaaatatttttaatagaagcaacatatttttatgagtttagaggcgttcgtttcgtattaaacggacgaacggttgatttattatgaataaaataagaataattcaattaataataatattaattaaattttaaatagcTTTTTATAATGTTAACGGCtcaaaatgaatttttaaatcattatttggcttaattataaataattatattttatttaactatttatagaattaattaattaattaaataaattaatcaattaattaaattcataaataattaactaaaataaattataaataattaaatcaaatttagatttttaaaaataataaaataaataaaattttggaacttaaaataattcagttaattattaaaaataattaactaaattaattttgaattaaaatgatttttaaaattaaaagaattgaattttggattaatttttaaaagaaattcTCATAAATATTTGTTGGAAAGATGATTTAGGGAAAAAATGGATCGAAGCTGGGTTGTACAACGGGTCAGGAACGGGTCATGAAGAATAAAAATCCGGGTTGGAAATCCGATCGTCGGAATCAACTAAGAAATCGGCCACAGCCGTTTTCCGGCGATAAAAAACGGGCCAAAAACGGCTCGGTTTTCTTCCGTTCCTTAGTCTCAATCAGGATGAACGACACCCAGGATCCTGATTAGCTACCAGTTTCCCAGCCAGCCCCCGGTCCATCAACTTCGGCGAATCTCCCATAAACGCCGGCGACCTTCGAGAAAACCGGCCAAAAATCGATTTTCAGTGATTCCTTCACCAAAACTAGCGAATCTTATATGAAAATAAAGCTTACAGTACATACTATCAAACCCCCATATTCATATTAACATCTAATCAACAACAAAAACAGAAAATCGACTCAAAATTTAAGCAAAATCCATGAACTCGATTCCACTCCTCCAGGGGTTATAATAATCAATTCCATATACCAAACGATTGTAAATTCAATAATAAAGCTTATTCAAACATCAAAATCAACAAACGATTCATGAATAAAAAATCCCAATTTTCGTACATGAATCCTAAAATCGAATTTCAAAAATTACTGATCTGAGGTACCTTTTAATGGTATAAACTTGTAGAGCTcctcgagagcttcgatttggttACAAACACGACCTAATTCGGTTTCCAGATCATGCCAAAATCATGCTTTGATTCTAAAAAACGCCAAGAACACTTTCAAGGAATTTTCTGATGTTTATTTATATATTCtgattaataaaataataaataaatgatatttataattatatagaaaataatacccgttggatcgtattggatcgataaattagttacttagccgctaagtaactgcaaaaacgatccgatttgatacccgtattggataattatccaaaccggactttttataaaatattttatatgaaaataatCTAATAATAttccgtctttcgagaatactagttttgttgatttatcgaaatgattattgtatcgaaaattttgtgtcggcctgcgcacgggtcaaaccataatccggatcCAAAAAGTCAATACACttaaaatgtccggaattatcagattagattatgaaggagttttcagaagagtttcgggttgtcaaaacgtaaaaacggttgaagttgggcgattcccgactttataaaatagtttcgtaattatttagaaaataattaataaattcataaatcattataaaatcataaacaatccaaaaattaccaaaaaataccttaattatctatattttattcttgacatattaaaattaacatactcacattttattatatacaaacatccaaatattattatcaatcatagataattcaacaaaattcacataataatcacgtaataatcatttattgataaaaataattagacGCTATGTCCCTGatgttacaattttttttttaaaactcttTCTTCATACACCAAAATATGGGTTTTTGATAACCGGGGAGGCGGTATGTTAGAAGTTTTATTATTTCAACTATATTTAAATTACCCCGTGCGATGTATTGATTTTcgttatttttttatattttcgtTTGTATTGTAtatgattataataaaaatttaatataaacaactaactattaatttaataattatataattttaatgtGTACGATTTCAAGGTAACATTAACTAATATAAAATTAGATATGATTGAGGTAACATCAAATAGTATAAAACAATATATGATTGACACTTgcattattaatttataaatgataattaaaatatttgttggctgtatctttattataataatataaatatttgttattggaGGGAATCGAACAGGGGAGATTGGTAGTGCATTATTTTAAAATTTGGATTATATTTGCTGTTGGGGGATTCAAACATGTGAacttatttgtatcaatataaataataatattaatatttgttgTCGGAGAGGTTCGAACCCACGAGTTTGAGATGTGCATTATTTTAATATTTGTATCTAACGATTTTGattattttgtaaaaaaaatcatatatgGTTATAAGAGtgaataaccaaaatgaaggtTAAACCAAATTATACCAAATTCGGATTATTATAGTTTATAATAAAGAAATGTTTAACTAAAAATAAATTAATGTACAAAAATATATCAagataatattttaaattaagaaaaaatactaatttaaaaatattttaaactaaacatgTGATACCTAAATTTTATACCATCTTAACTCAGCCACCTAATTCAACGAGATACTATTTTTTGAACCAAACAACTCATAATTGTGCtccatgattttttttaaaagatcGAAAATAAGTGATGGAATCAAAATTTCGCACAAAAATATAATGGAAGTATTTTACGTGTGAAATacaaaatcaaaatataattatgAAACGCATTAATCGATGAAAAGTGAAAACAACAAAATATAAATTCGAGTTGAAAATATTTGACGATAGTGACAAAAGCCTTCTATCAATTTAGGGCTTATACGTAACTAAAAAAAGTCTCTTTTTATAACATGGAAAGTGGACCGCCGAAGACTTACGGCGGAGGCGCCGGCGGCAAGTTTCGAAAGCCTCCGGCGAGAAAGCGGCCGTCGACTCCTTACGATCGGCCGAAGGTGAATCAATTAAAAAGCGAGCAGCCACGTGGCTGGTTATCGAAGCTCGTTAGTCCCGCTCATGACCTAATTTCTCGCGGCGCCACTAAGTTAATTCCGGCGTTTTTCTCTAATTCAGCCGGAAATACACCAGATCACGGTgagttatatatatatgtatgtataggtATTGAGATTGATGTATGTATCTATTGTGTGATTGTTAGAGTTTTGTATGTAGATGATGAGTTTATAATTTTGATTAAGTTCACATTGTCGAGTATGTGTGTGTTTGTTTTCGATTAGGTGTGATGATTAGAAGCTCATTGCTACGTATAATTGAGTATATATGATGATTTGGGAGCTTATTGAGATTACGGTGTATTAAGTTTGTTATTAAGTTTGTTAGTCGAGAGCTGAATTGATTTGGTACATATTATTGATTAGAAATAATGATTTAACTTCACATTGTATTCGTTTTCAGTTAGGTGTGATGATTGGAAGCTCATTGCCATGTATAATTTATTAGATATGATGATTTGGCAGCTTAAGGCTATTACGATGTACGTAGTTTGTTAGTTGAGAGGTCAATGGATTTATTGATTTAAATTGTGTAGAAGTTAAAAATAAAATTGATTAGATATGATGGTTTGGCTGCTTATTGTGATTATGATGTACGTAGTTTGTTAGTCGAGAGGCGAATTGATTTAGTACATATAATTAATTAGATAGTGATGATTTGGCAGCTTATTGCGATTATAATGTACGTAGTTTGATAGTCGAGAGGTGAATTGATTTAGTAATTTAGATTGTGTAGAATTTAGGTTTTTATGTTTTGTCGAGATGTGACGTTGATGTATTGTGTTTTATTTGTCTTATCTATTATCCGCTTAATTTAGCTGATTAGTAATATTTTGTTTGGTTTTTGTTTACGTTTATAATTTTAAAGTTGTTATTTGGATAGGTAATGATGAAACAGCGGCGGATTCCGAAACTGATGAGTTTCATTCTCCTGATGTAGAGTTCCATTCTCCTGATGTAAGCTCCTATGGTTTTTTACGATTGTTTTAGTTTCTAGACTTGTAAGCTACAAGTGCTTGTAATGATTTTTATAAAGTTTTGTATCGATTTAGTTGTCTATTAGTGTTAGTGATATGCTTTTAAATGGGCCTTATACTTTGAACTATTAAAGAAACAAATATAATTGAATCTGATTTTTACATAAATCAACTAAAAAGAGGTTAAATAGTGGAATGAAGGTATTAGTGAACTTAACTGTACATCATAGCTTGACTTGCAGCTCCTCCGCAAGCTGGTGCTTGATGGTGAGTGTAACAATCTGAACTGAATTTTTATGTTTATAATCATAGCCAATATTGATTATTGATAATTGGTAATGGTGGTGTCACTTTAAACTGCATAAATTAACTGATTTGAATTCAGAAAATTAGAATAGGTCATTGCCTTAAAGCACGGCTAATAATGTGGTTCCACGTTACTACAAAGAACTAATTACGTGTTTCCATTTTTATTATAAGATATAACAGTAAATGACAACTCTTTACTTCTGAGTGTTGATACATGTTATATTCATGCAACTCAGGCTTAATTATGGAGAAATGTGCTATATAAGAGTTTACTTTTCTCCTTCCCGCTTCGAAGTATGTTTTAATTACTGGGCTTTCTTACATATCTGCAGCCTGAGATTTATAGGTCCGGAAATGAAGCTGGTCCTAGCAAGCGTGCAGATAGTCTGGAGACAAATCCATCTTGCCCGGAGCTTGAACAAGAAAAGAGGAAGAAGTCTTCCGAAGATTCCGAGTTATATAAGATTGAGCAGATAATAAAAGGAAAATTGTTTTCTAGGTAATTAGTCATTATTATAACCTTTATGTAGTTTTGGagatatatttataattatataaaattatgtTTTCAACTAGAATTTTTAGCTGGAGTTATTTTCTCTCCCTGTTACATTTTACTCCATAGacaaaagaaaaaaagagaaaaaaaatcgAAGGGGTTTTCTGAAGCTTGTGAAAGACTGGGAGAGTGTTTGGATTTTTTTCTTATCTATAATTAAAGTACTTATTTTTCAGGAAAAGTACATGGTTTGGTACTTATTTCGAGAAGTTATTACTTATTTTTAATGATTAGCTAAACCAAACATTATTTGTCTTCACGGAGAGATTTTTGAAGCAGAAGTCATGTATATTATGTATTAGTTTTGTTTGGCACCCCTCAGCTAAATTTGTTGAGCCCATATTGTATTTTTAGCAAAAAATTATTAGATAGGCGAGGGAAGTGCTGGAGTCGGTAAGTAGCGAGTGAGGAAAACCTCTAAACATAGAAGAGGTGAAAGAACAAATTTCTCATCGGAAGTTGCACCAGTTCGTCTTTTTTCTCTTTTCCTTTTCTGTAAATCAGCATAGATAGCATTCCTATTCTTTACCAGttctattattttaaaatcaCAACCTGAACTTCTGTGGGCTACCTTTGACTTTTTATTTCCATCGTCTTACACCTTGCATTGGCCATGTAGCCCTGCACACTATGATCACTTTTCTGTATTACAATTTGAGTAGAGATCATTTTGAACTTTGTATCTTATACTTTCTGTATATTGACGCAGGGATGAAATCCGTAGACTGACGGACATATTGAAATCTAACATCGCTTCTGATATTGAACGGGAAACAAATCAGCCAAGTTTGACTGCTAAGGGTGAAGCTAAAATGAAGGTTTCTTTTGCACCAGAATATCACATGATTACAACTGAAATTGAAAAAGATGTCAACAGAAATGCTTTGACGGTCTCATCTCCTCGTATAGAATCAAATGTGAGTATAATGATATTGGTTTGGGGCGTCTATTGGCTTAGTTTAGGGTTTTTGGTTTTGTTATATTCTTAGTGTGTCTAATTTCCTGGTATAGAAATAAATGTGAGTGTATTGATTTTGGTTTGTGGCATCTATCTAGAGCGGACAATCAGGTCGTGTCGTGTACTTTTGTGTCGTGTaatttcgtgtttcgtgtacgtAAACATGAAACCCATATCCGACCCGAAATGATTTCGTGTACCCATATGTGAAACCTCGTGTACTTTCCGTGTACTTTTCGtgtatattaaaaaaaattaatataatatatatatacatataatatataaaaaaatctattttaatgtataatttaatgaaatatggaaagtgtatatataaatatatatatttttacataGTGTTCTATAAAActtgtaaatatttatattatatttatattatatacataaatatatgcatgtgttatatatattaatttataaatatatttatctcgTGTAATTTCGTGTAACTAAATTGAAACCCGTATCCGACACTAAATTTATCGTGTAATTTCGTGTTCATGTACATTTGTGTTTCGTATACCAAAAATTAAACCCATATCCGTATTTTTCgtgtcgtttcgtgtcgtgttcACGTGTCGTGTACCAAATTGCCCGCTCTACATCTATCTGCTCAGTTCAGGGTTTTTTATATTGTTAATTTCTTAGCATCAATTTGAATGCCTTTTTGTCCATTGTTACTTATTattgatgattttgatatgtagATTATTTGATGTTACAAATATTGTTTAGGCTCTTGTTTCCAGACTGTTTATATGTCTTGTACAGTTCTTACTAAAGTTTGTCTGCTATTTTCTTAATTTTCAGATTCAAAACAATGTCAATGCTTCCCCAATCGATGTTGCAAAAGCCTATATGAGAAGTCATTCTTCGGAATCGGTCCCAAGTGCTTATAGCACCATGTCTAAGTATGAGAGAGCTCTATACAGAGGTGATGATATACAACCAAACTCCTCTAGTCCACAAGGCCCACAACCTTCATCCAGGCCATCCACTTCTGGTTTGGGACCCATGGTACAGGATCAGCATGGTTATGAAACCCCGTTAGGTCAAAGAGGTTCATTCGGACTTCAGAAATTTCCAAGAACTCCATATTCCAGAACTATCTATTCTAGTTCCCAGTCTAGATCCAAGGTAAATGCCTAAATAATTTTATATGCCCTCCATGCATAATGCCTAAATAATTGTATATGCCTTCTATGCTTTTTTTTCTGGTGGAAAATAATCTTGTGTCTATGTATTGTCAGCTGACACAATTACAGCAAGATAAAAGGCCTCTCAATATTTCACCAAGTCCCTTTCAGAAGTCCCGAATTCCCATTTTTGCTCATTCTCGAACTCCCATTTTTGGAAAGGTACATCTGATTTACTAATATTTTCCATCATATGTTTGACGGAAGTCACTGAATTACAACTGTGGTAATGTTTAGCATTGTATTTCTGATACTTGCATGAACTATAAAGATCATTTTACAAACTACCTTAAGAAGAGGCACTATTGCTAATGGCATCAGTATATCTATAAGATGTATCTGTTGTGAATGTGTAATGCATTTCAAATGACAAGAAGTGGTGATACAAAAGTCCTATGACGTGTGATTGCAATTATGCAGTGGCTTTAATGATTTGAAGAAGCTAAATAGTAGCTAATGCGAGGATAATCCGGTTCAATTTTTACTTATCAGTGGGACTGGATGCTCGTCGAAGCACAGCTTTAATTATTTCGTTAAATGCTAGGTTTTTTAGTTTGTGCTGACCTCTGAATATATAGTAAATGTGCCGTTTGACTTTATTTTCAGGCACAGTAGTTATTTCTCTAGTTTAAAGACACTTGTCTAAAAGGTAAAAATATGCCTGAAATAATGGATAATgtatttaataatttatatttaagtcTTGTTTTAGTTTGTGATGCTGTTTTCATTTTATAGGTACACACTAAAATATGTTGTTGGCTAAGAAATTCTATTTAATGATGATTCTGAACTACTTTCTGAATTTTTTAATTACATATAATGTAGTATATGTGTTAGCTTACTGGGGTAAGATTAATAGGTAATTTGAGGAGATTATTGTACTGGGGGGGGGACATTATGATGTAGCTTAGTTGTATTAACTAATTTGAAGTTGACAGAAAGGTCGTGCTATTTTTCATTACGGTTCCATCTTGTTACTGTATACAATATTGTTGCTGCTGGATTTCTTCAGATGATTACATCTTGTCACCTTGGAACACAGGTTAAATCAAGAACTGAAGATGATAGTGGATATGGAACTGGGGGAGCTATTCGTCGCACACGGAGTAAGTTTGCTTCAGAAACTCCAGGCAGAGGATCTGCTTCTCTGTATTCACTGCAGAACGGTCCTTCACAGGTGAAAGAATCTAATGCTTCAAAAGTATTCTTTCCAAAAGAAAAGAATATGGAACTAATTGGAACCAGCGGGACTGCGAACAATCAGCCTGTAGAATCTGTGGATTATGGCTCTAAAGAGGGTCTACCAACATCTAGTCCACAATCTAGTCCAGTAGCTAGAGGAATATTGGAACACCTTGCAAACAAACCCACACCAAGTGAGCTAGCAACTGAGCTAAAATATGTATCTGCGTGGAAAAACTCTCCTTCTAAAAACAATGAGGTGTTCCAAAATGAATTTACTAGTGCAAGCCAATTAAGAGGGAGTGTAAACTTGCAGA
The sequence above is drawn from the Apium graveolens cultivar Ventura chromosome 2, ASM990537v1, whole genome shotgun sequence genome and encodes:
- the LOC141708908 gene encoding uncharacterized protein LOC141708908: MESGPPKTYGGGAGGKFRKPPARKRPSTPYDRPKVNQLKSEQPRGWLSKLVSPAHDLISRGATKLIPAFFSNSAGNTPDHGNDETAADSETDEFHSPDVEFHSPDPEIYRSGNEAGPSKRADSLETNPSCPELEQEKRKKSSEDSELYKIEQIIKGKLFSRDEIRRLTDILKSNIASDIERETNQPSLTAKGEAKMKVSFAPEYHMITTEIEKDVNRNALTVSSPRIESNIQNNVNASPIDVAKAYMRSHSSESVPSAYSTMSKYERALYRGDDIQPNSSSPQGPQPSSRPSTSGLGPMVQDQHGYETPLGQRGSFGLQKFPRTPYSRTIYSSSQSRSKLTQLQQDKRPLNISPSPFQKSRIPIFAHSRTPIFGKVKSRTEDDSGYGTGGAIRRTRSKFASETPGRGSASLYSLQNGPSQVKESNASKVFFPKEKNMELIGTSGTANNQPVESVDYGSKEGLPTSSPQSSPVARGILEHLANKPTPSELATELKYVSAWKNSPSKNNEVFQNEFTSASQLRGSVNLQKNGGSLKFSAKGSNDGEYLTSREKSEESEALNAITMKSKVNGDGNVTGHTSVEPLFGIKRVSEFQMKSTHENAFMDAKRQDQDGSTWPFHKLVNGQDIMPKTIHADGSKFLDKQPYNTSGGKRTLKSISVDKKGGLGFTFPVSAPGVLSEPPTPSIFPSFSSGDMSQAAEDSAIPSYTFGTKRSSPRHDFSSFPSTSNSSTDMASDIKFSFGSERKNRVSFNLVEKDPISHSLLI